In the genome of Mycoplasmopsis pulmonis, one region contains:
- the ileS gene encoding isoleucine--tRNA ligase, with product MNEKKDYKDTLNMPQTNFEMQAGLTRKEAQFRQRWLDNKLYHKILAKNKNNKQFVVHDGPPYANGSIHIGHALNKILKDIVVRFKSLQGFYSPFVPGWDTHGLPIENKMLSELKVNHKQIEVVKLRKEAAKYAINQMLIQKEQFLKLQMLSDFEEIYLTLDKNFEAKQLKLFKKMFFDGLIYKGLKPVYWSPSSMSALAEAEVEYYDHVSPSIYTCFTITKGNEFVEVDDELLIWTTTPWTLIANSGVAVGLDIEYSKVKFNKKNYIVASDLLEKVMEIFGVQKYKVVDTFKGKNLLGVEYQRPIKTDLFGIVVAGYHVSIDAGTGLVHMAPLFGEDDFIIGQENELDQIMHINDDGSINSEGDEFQGLFYSSANIKIKEFLEKNDKVMFFEYFTHSYPHDWRTKKPIIFRGTPQWFVSIDKIKPAILKEIEKIEGRPSWAVKRLATMIENRKTWTISRQRSWGVPIPIFYNEKNEIVNDEKVFDHVIELVEKYGSDVWFEKSVDELLPSEYKNKNWTKETNIMDVWFDSGSTSIGVEIEGVSVPFDLYLEGIDQYRGWFNSSIINSVAYWGQSPYRLLLSHGFVLDGKGKKMSKQLGNVVDPQEIIQKYGADILRLWVANCEYAHDVSVSESIIKQTVENYRKIRNTIKFLLGNLQDYDHSKFNLKLEGIHELINERLKKVKFDILQAYNDYDFNDVIKTLTNFLTDLSSFYLSISKDSLYADKINSKERRMIQYNMYNILEATLVVIAPIMPTTAEDAYDNFNKQDKQESVHLEKMFEATIVDDKLEKTWKEFFDLKDEVYKEIEVEIANKKIKRTNDAHVTINTKSNFLMSLDLKKLLMIGKISFGSSLRVETFDSHKCPRCWNHIEKTEVVEDLCQRCYQTINS from the coding sequence ATGAACGAGAAAAAAGATTATAAAGATACCCTAAACATGCCTCAAACTAACTTTGAAATGCAAGCTGGTTTAACAAGAAAAGAAGCACAATTTAGGCAAAGATGGCTTGATAATAAGCTTTACCACAAAATACTAGCTAAAAATAAAAACAACAAACAATTTGTAGTCCATGATGGGCCTCCTTATGCAAATGGATCAATTCACATCGGACATGCTTTAAATAAGATCTTAAAAGACATAGTTGTAAGATTTAAAAGCTTACAAGGTTTTTATTCACCTTTTGTTCCAGGATGAGACACTCACGGGCTTCCTATTGAAAATAAAATGCTTAGTGAGCTAAAAGTAAATCACAAACAAATCGAAGTTGTAAAACTTAGAAAAGAAGCTGCTAAGTACGCTATAAATCAAATGTTAATTCAAAAAGAACAATTTTTAAAATTACAAATGCTTTCAGATTTTGAAGAAATTTATTTAACTTTAGATAAAAACTTTGAAGCAAAGCAACTTAAATTATTTAAAAAAATGTTTTTTGATGGACTAATTTATAAAGGACTTAAGCCAGTTTATTGATCTCCTTCATCAATGAGCGCTTTAGCAGAAGCTGAAGTTGAATACTATGATCATGTTTCACCTTCAATTTATACATGTTTTACAATAACTAAAGGAAATGAATTTGTAGAAGTTGATGATGAGCTTTTAATTTGAACTACAACTCCTTGAACTTTAATTGCTAACTCTGGAGTTGCAGTTGGTCTTGACATTGAATATTCAAAAGTAAAATTCAATAAGAAAAACTACATTGTAGCTAGTGATTTGCTTGAAAAAGTAATGGAAATTTTTGGTGTTCAAAAATACAAAGTAGTTGATACTTTTAAAGGAAAAAACTTGCTTGGTGTTGAATATCAAAGACCTATAAAAACTGATTTGTTTGGTATTGTTGTAGCTGGTTACCATGTTTCTATTGATGCAGGAACTGGACTTGTTCATATGGCTCCTTTATTTGGTGAAGATGACTTTATCATTGGTCAAGAAAATGAGCTTGATCAAATTATGCACATCAATGATGATGGAAGCATTAACTCTGAAGGAGATGAATTTCAAGGTCTTTTTTATAGCTCGGCTAATATAAAAATTAAAGAGTTTTTAGAAAAAAATGACAAAGTAATGTTTTTTGAATACTTTACTCACTCATATCCTCATGATTGAAGAACTAAAAAGCCGATAATTTTTAGAGGTACTCCTCAATGATTTGTCTCAATAGATAAAATAAAGCCAGCTATTTTAAAAGAAATTGAAAAAATTGAAGGAAGACCTTCTTGGGCTGTTAAGAGATTAGCTACAATGATTGAAAATAGAAAAACTTGAACTATTTCTCGTCAGCGCTCTTGAGGAGTGCCTATTCCTATTTTTTACAATGAAAAAAATGAAATAGTTAATGATGAAAAAGTTTTTGACCATGTAATTGAACTTGTTGAAAAATATGGAAGCGATGTTTGATTTGAAAAATCAGTTGATGAACTTTTACCAAGTGAGTATAAAAATAAAAATTGGACTAAAGAAACAAACATTATGGATGTTTGGTTTGATTCAGGTTCAACTTCAATAGGTGTTGAAATTGAAGGAGTAAGTGTTCCTTTTGATCTTTATCTTGAAGGAATTGATCAATACAGAGGTTGATTTAACTCATCTATTATTAATTCAGTGGCTTATTGAGGTCAAAGTCCTTATAGACTACTTCTTTCTCATGGTTTTGTCCTTGATGGAAAAGGTAAAAAAATGTCTAAACAACTTGGAAATGTAGTTGATCCTCAAGAGATAATTCAAAAATATGGAGCTGATATTTTAAGACTATGAGTTGCAAATTGTGAATATGCCCATGATGTAAGTGTTTCTGAATCAATTATTAAACAAACTGTTGAAAATTATAGAAAAATTAGAAACACAATCAAGTTTTTATTAGGTAATTTACAAGATTATGACCATTCTAAGTTTAATTTAAAACTTGAGGGAATTCATGAGCTAATCAATGAAAGACTAAAGAAAGTAAAATTTGATATTTTACAAGCTTATAATGACTATGATTTTAATGATGTAATAAAAACTCTAACTAACTTTTTAACTGATCTTTCAAGTTTTTATTTATCAATTTCAAAAGATTCTCTTTATGCAGATAAAATCAATTCTAAAGAAAGAAGAATGATTCAATACAACATGTACAACATTTTAGAAGCAACTTTAGTTGTTATAGCTCCAATTATGCCAACAACAGCCGAGGATGCCTATGATAATTTCAACAAACAAGACAAACAAGAATCTGTTCATCTAGAAAAAATGTTTGAAGCAACAATAGTAGATGACAAACTTGAAAAAACTTGAAAAGAATTCTTTGATTTAAAAGATGAAGTTTACAAGGAAATTGAAGTTGAAATAGCTAATAAAAAAATCAAAAGAACCAATGACGCTCATGTAACGATTAATACAAAAAGTAATTTTTTAATGTCACTTGATCTTAAAAAATTACTAATGATTGGTAAAATATCATTTGGTAGTTCACTAAGAGTTGAAACTTTTGATTCACACAAATGTCCAAGATGTTGAAACCATATTGAAAAAACTGAGGTAGTTGAAGATTTATGTCAAAGATGTTACCAAACAATAAATTCATAG
- a CDS encoding CTP synthase — MTLRSKMTKYIFVTGGVVSGLGKGVSAASIGNLLKHRGFKIFVLKLDPYLNIDPGVMSPYEHGEVYVTADGGETDLDLGHYERFIDVELSKDSNYTSGKIFSNLFTQERNGNFLGKTVQLIPHFTNEILNTIEKIATKHKPDFMIVEIGGTIGDIESNSFIYAMAELALAKPDRFFLVHVTYVIFLEASNEFKSKPTQVSINSLRSFGISPNLVLLRNSKMVPDNIVEKIAKKSVLNKDYVISVPDMKNIYEAPLYFESQNIAQIILSHFKIKDIEPDLSKWNKLVDSIKKPKAYKAKILMVGKYVEFLDAYKSIIEAFKVSSYEENIDLKMDWVDSSKLELTNLDEFLKGYDGVVILPGFGIRGWEQKVRIAQYTRENKIPTFGICLGFQAMSVAHARMKGIKNANSREFANDKNDETYILDLIQGKAKDKNLGGTLRLGNYTTTIKENTLAKKIYQKDQVIERHRHRYEINSKYIDLLEDEEFVFSGIWNEGKLAEICEVKNHPFYLGVQYHPEFTSRPLKPNPLFTSFLRVLIKNN; from the coding sequence ATATTGACCCAGGAGTAATGTCCCCTTATGAACATGGAGAAGTCTATGTTACAGCTGATGGAGGAGAAACTGACCTTGATCTAGGACACTACGAAAGATTTATTGATGTAGAACTTTCAAAAGATAGCAATTACACAAGTGGAAAAATCTTTTCAAATTTATTTACTCAAGAAAGAAATGGTAATTTTTTAGGAAAAACTGTTCAATTAATTCCACATTTTACTAATGAAATTTTAAATACAATTGAAAAAATAGCCACAAAGCATAAACCTGATTTTATGATTGTTGAAATTGGTGGAACAATTGGAGATATTGAATCAAACTCTTTTATTTATGCCATGGCAGAGCTTGCTCTTGCAAAACCTGATAGATTTTTCTTAGTTCATGTAACTTATGTCATTTTTTTAGAAGCTTCAAATGAGTTTAAATCAAAGCCAACTCAAGTAAGTATTAACTCTTTAAGATCTTTTGGTATTAGCCCTAATTTAGTTTTACTTAGAAATTCAAAAATGGTGCCTGACAATATAGTTGAAAAAATTGCTAAAAAATCAGTTTTAAATAAAGATTATGTAATTTCAGTTCCAGATATGAAAAATATTTATGAAGCTCCTTTATATTTTGAATCACAAAATATAGCTCAAATTATTTTGTCTCATTTTAAAATTAAAGACATTGAGCCAGATTTAAGCAAATGAAACAAATTAGTTGATTCAATAAAAAAACCAAAAGCTTATAAAGCTAAAATTTTAATGGTAGGAAAGTACGTTGAGTTTTTGGATGCTTATAAATCAATAATTGAAGCTTTTAAAGTTAGCTCATATGAAGAAAATATTGATTTAAAAATGGACTGAGTTGACTCAAGCAAGTTAGAGTTAACTAACTTAGATGAGTTTTTAAAAGGCTATGACGGAGTTGTAATTTTACCTGGCTTTGGAATTAGAGGTTGAGAACAAAAAGTAAGAATTGCTCAGTATACAAGAGAAAATAAAATACCTACTTTTGGAATTTGTCTTGGTTTTCAAGCAATGAGTGTAGCTCATGCTAGAATGAAAGGTATTAAAAATGCAAATTCACGAGAATTTGCCAATGACAAAAATGATGAAACTTATATTTTAGATTTAATTCAAGGAAAAGCAAAAGATAAAAATTTAGGTGGTACACTAAGACTAGGAAATTACACAACAACAATTAAAGAAAATACTCTAGCTAAGAAAATTTACCAAAAAGATCAAGTCATCGAAAGACATAGACATCGCTATGAGATAAATTCTAAGTATATAGACTTACTTGAAGATGAAGAATTTGTATTTTCAGGAATTTGAAATGAAGGGAAATTAGCTGAAATTTGTGAAGTTAAAAACCATCCTTTTTATCTGGGAGTTCAATATCACCCAGAATTTACATCAAGACCGCTAAAACCAAATCCTCTATTTACAAGTTTTCTTAGAGTTTTAATAAAAAACAATTAA
- a CDS encoding signal peptidase II produces the protein MSKMLPNNKFIVKAKSFSKAFADDFLRRWKQNKKIILMNFLVLFSIMTLGIIFDQVTKSQIFVWNAQGNNGIMVDDNNYGWIGTRSFGNYGITSGITSSIPLIQTFSILAIIAIIISAYYSSHPLKMIGFSLIATGALGNAIDRFAFNGMVKDIIYIPWYKNGESGTFNIADVLVAIGSIVSVLTIVLSFMNIQRIKNQKAQEQILKKQSLEINTLENDKDQPNDEANLEEKALEKQDIENVNLDESNSKNQQIDNKEI, from the coding sequence ATGTCAAAGATGTTACCAAACAATAAATTCATAGTAAAAGCAAAATCTTTTTCTAAAGCTTTTGCTGATGATTTTTTAAGAAGATGAAAACAAAACAAAAAAATAATTTTAATGAACTTTTTAGTTTTGTTTTCAATTATGACTCTTGGGATTATTTTCGACCAAGTAACTAAAAGCCAAATTTTTGTCTGAAATGCACAAGGCAACAATGGTATTATGGTTGATGATAATAACTATGGCTGAATAGGTACTCGTTCTTTTGGAAACTATGGAATAACTTCAGGAATTACAAGTAGTATTCCTTTAATTCAAACCTTTAGCATTTTAGCCATTATTGCAATTATTATTTCAGCTTATTATTCTTCTCATCCATTAAAAATGATTGGATTTTCACTAATTGCTACTGGAGCACTAGGAAATGCAATAGATAGATTCGCTTTTAATGGTATGGTAAAAGACATTATTTACATACCTTGATATAAAAATGGTGAAAGTGGAACTTTTAACATAGCTGATGTTCTAGTTGCTATTGGATCTATTGTATCTGTTTTAACAATTGTTTTAAGCTTTATGAATATCCAAAGGATAAAAAATCAAAAAGCTCAAGAGCAAATTTTAAAAAAACAATCTCTAGAGATTAATACTTTAGAAAATGATAAAGACCAGCCAAATGATGAGGCAAATTTAGAAGAAAAAGCTTTGGAAAAACAAGATATTGAAAATGTTAATTTGGATGAGTCTAATTCAAAAAATCAACAAATAGATAATAAAGAAATTTAA
- a CDS encoding lipoprotein 17-related variable surface protein, with protein sequence MLFENNKQGIKLKKGINKKAIFITAFTFSAIISVGSYSYIVYKHTKNVPTLKFRYKNETDKDLSFFLNIVEENFKKHNNFDVSAFFNEIIETKDLKTNYNLNFKVSDDFKKLYYQVNERSMGYVSKFTELSKISKASYTPLTREKQLLELEEYSKSLRLTWVDAKKISTNVLPSQVEEQNIQIQRYNQESQELLPLNLSKYSVLVTQSLVDDLNGKRQYHIRISLINDPTIKKDIVLDFTNLKKFIFEKDDFSIRQKLVLNRPLAKEFKAQYDLLKTPEEKRQKIESIFEINTSKDIVFIPEDLEFTNNTRELLLKHNLEKQVKNQNQQNPNQLKKLSFSSQVELTGFAPIKNEEVLEVEQELSKIKSLESKKAYNKILPSQISSTSILKDFFQMPQSVNGIDFSIELEKDGANDNAGTLSALIYARKKSVVESKKITIDGFLKLQDYLDLTINAIDSLNLKNNYSTLLPSNVELNDLEKIVDLPENFDGFVYKLLFEKSRFSVNDEKGTIKVTLQLSKDNLTVEKKDIQISGFRTIDEFIRQNFSSLGRAIRTKPGFDLKNYSASDLIPKEDIPASAYPAHFGQFFEFTDEKNPINQGYDIKLVSSEQFLSINESLGLNPKILESSDRGTELYAYIILTKDRSQLIIRRITIRGFRAKN encoded by the coding sequence ATGCTATTTGAAAATAATAAACAAGGTATAAAGTTAAAAAAAGGAATTAATAAAAAAGCTATTTTTATTACAGCTTTTACATTTTCAGCCATCATTTCTGTTGGTTCTTATTCATATATAGTATATAAACATACCAAAAATGTACCAACACTAAAGTTTAGATACAAAAATGAAACTGATAAGGATTTAAGTTTTTTCTTAAATATTGTTGAAGAAAACTTTAAAAAACATAATAACTTTGATGTATCTGCTTTTTTTAATGAAATTATTGAAACAAAAGATTTAAAAACTAATTACAACTTAAACTTTAAAGTCTCTGATGATTTTAAAAAATTATATTATCAAGTAAATGAAAGATCAATGGGTTATGTTTCAAAATTCACTGAGCTTTCTAAGATTTCAAAAGCTTCTTACACACCTTTAACAAGAGAAAAACAACTCTTAGAACTTGAAGAATATAGCAAGTCTCTTCGACTAACTTGAGTTGATGCAAAAAAAATTTCAACTAATGTTTTACCCTCTCAAGTTGAAGAGCAAAACATCCAAATTCAAAGATATAACCAAGAAAGCCAAGAACTTTTACCTTTGAACTTATCTAAATATAGTGTTTTAGTAACTCAAAGCTTAGTTGATGATTTAAATGGGAAAAGACAATACCACATAAGGATTTCTTTAATTAACGATCCAACAATAAAAAAAGATATTGTTTTGGATTTTACTAATTTGAAAAAATTTATCTTTGAAAAAGATGATTTTTCAATTAGACAAAAACTTGTTTTAAATAGGCCTTTAGCCAAAGAATTCAAAGCCCAATATGACTTATTAAAAACCCCAGAAGAAAAAAGACAAAAAATAGAATCTATTTTTGAAATAAACACTTCAAAAGATATAGTATTTATTCCTGAAGATTTAGAATTTACTAATAACACAAGAGAGCTTTTATTAAAACATAACTTAGAAAAACAAGTTAAAAATCAAAATCAACAAAATCCTAATCAACTAAAAAAACTCTCTTTTTCTAGCCAAGTTGAACTAACGGGCTTTGCTCCAATTAAAAATGAAGAGGTTTTAGAAGTAGAACAAGAGCTAAGCAAAATTAAGTCTCTCGAAAGCAAAAAAGCATACAATAAAATTTTACCTAGCCAAATTAGCTCAACAAGTATTTTAAAAGACTTTTTCCAAATGCCTCAAAGTGTTAACGGAATTGATTTTTCAATTGAGCTAGAAAAAGATGGAGCAAATGATAATGCAGGAACTCTTAGTGCTCTAATTTATGCTAGAAAAAAATCAGTAGTTGAGTCTAAAAAAATTACAATAGATGGATTTTTAAAATTGCAAGATTATTTAGATTTAACGATAAATGCAATTGATTCACTAAATTTAAAAAATAATTATTCAACTTTACTTCCTTCTAATGTTGAGCTTAATGACTTGGAAAAAATAGTTGATCTTCCTGAAAATTTTGATGGCTTTGTTTATAAATTGCTTTTTGAAAAATCTAGATTTTCTGTCAATGATGAAAAAGGAACTATTAAAGTAACTCTTCAACTTTCAAAAGATAATTTAACTGTTGAAAAAAAAGATATTCAAATTTCAGGCTTTAGAACAATTGATGAATTTATTAGACAAAACTTTTCAAGCCTAGGAAGAGCAATTAGAACTAAGCCTGGTTTTGATCTAAAAAATTATAGTGCCTCTGATCTAATTCCAAAAGAAGATATTCCAGCAAGTGCCTATCCAGCGCACTTTGGTCAATTCTTTGAATTTACCGATGAAAAAAATCCAATTAATCAAGGATATGACATCAAACTTGTCTCTTCTGAACAATTTTTATCAATTAATGAATCTCTAGGTTTAAATCCAAAAATACTAGAATCCTCAGATCGAGGAACTGAGCTGTATGCTTACATAATTTTAACAAAAGACAGATCACAACTTATAATAAGAAGAATAACTATTAGAGGCTTTAGAGCAAAAAACTAA